A window of Conger conger chromosome 13, fConCon1.1, whole genome shotgun sequence contains these coding sequences:
- the ssr3 gene encoding translocon-associated protein subunit gamma: MAPKSTSKQQSEEDLLLQDFSRNLSAKSSALFYGNALIVSAIPIWLFWRIWHMDLVQSAVLYGVMTLVSTYLVAFAYKNVKFVLKHKVAQKREDAVSKEVTRKLSEADNRKMSRKEKDERILWKKNEVADYEATTFSIFYNNTLFLVLVIIASFFLLKNFNPTVNYILSISASSGLIALLSTGSK, translated from the exons ATGGCACCAAAAAGCACCAGCAAACAGCAGTCTGAAGAGGACCTTTTACTCCAAGATTTCAGTCGAAATCTTTCTGCCAAATCCTCGGCACTGTTCTACGGAAATGCGCTTATTGTGTCTGCAATTCCCATCT GGCTGTTCTGGAGGATCTGGCACATGGATCTGGTGCAGTCAGCTGTCCTCTATGGCGTCATGACCCTTGTCAGCACGTATTTGGTTGCATTCGCCtacaaaaatgtcaaattcGTCCTAAAACACAA AGTTGCTCAGAAACGTGAGGATGCAGTCTCCAAGGAGGTGACCCGGAAGCTGTCCGAGGCTGACAACAGGAAGATGTCTCGCAAAGAGAAGGATGAAAG GATCCTGTGGAAGAAAAACGAGGTTGCTGATTATGAAGCAACAACCTTCTCCATTTTCTACAACAACACCCTCTTCCTGGTTCTTGTCATCATTGCCTCCTTCTTCCTGCTCAAGAACTTCAACCCTACAGT GAACTACATCCTGTCAATCAGTGCGTCCTCTGGCCTCATCGCCTTGCTGTCGACTGGATCCAAGTGA